One Leuconostoc kimchii IMSNU 11154 genomic window carries:
- a CDS encoding RepB family plasmid replication initiator protein, whose translation MTIIPEESKTRQVQTLNELSKRKVVEHNSLITSIAKMDKTPLKMFELAVSLIDTDNPPEDQTVYLSKQELFAFFKVDDNDKHSRFKEAIEKMQKQAFFQIKKEQDKGFKFVSIVPIPYVEWTDYHDEVLIRFSPEIMPYLINLKTNFTQHALSEISELNSKYAIVLYRWLSMNYNQYEHYSVKGGRREEQVQSYRNPEMSIRDLREMTDTIDEYQDFRNFDKWILKNPLDEITEHTSLQVTYEKVKKGRSIDSIVFHITKKQVADDSSYKLDDPVYIEGKILQEETEDMLTVKAIKSPYTKLLMEQFLLSYIDLTDTTILSGLQKNVYPLYDELKELRGLKGVKEHLAYIRDKQDDYSKKNIAKYLKKSIEQYLPIVKRQDIDHE comes from the coding sequence ATGACCATTATACCAGAAGAATCAAAGACAAGGCAGGTACAGACCTTGAATGAATTATCAAAAAGAAAAGTCGTTGAACATAATAGTTTGATTACATCCATCGCCAAAATGGACAAAACACCACTTAAAATGTTTGAACTAGCGGTGTCCTTAATTGATACAGATAATCCACCAGAGGATCAGACGGTTTATTTATCAAAGCAAGAGTTATTTGCTTTCTTTAAGGTTGATGATAACGATAAGCATAGTCGCTTTAAAGAGGCGATTGAAAAAATGCAGAAACAAGCTTTTTTTCAGATTAAAAAAGAGCAAGATAAAGGGTTTAAGTTTGTGAGCATTGTGCCAATTCCTTATGTAGAATGGACGGATTATCATGATGAGGTATTAATTCGATTTAGTCCCGAAATCATGCCCTATTTAATTAATCTCAAAACAAATTTTACGCAACATGCTTTGTCAGAAATTTCTGAATTGAATAGCAAGTATGCGATTGTTTTGTATCGTTGGCTATCAATGAATTACAACCAGTATGAGCACTACAGTGTTAAAGGCGGCAGAAGAGAAGAGCAAGTTCAAAGTTACCGTAATCCTGAAATGAGTATACGAGACTTACGAGAAATGACGGATACGATAGATGAGTATCAGGATTTTAGAAATTTTGATAAATGGATATTGAAAAATCCTTTGGACGAAATAACAGAGCATACTTCGCTTCAAGTTACATACGAAAAAGTCAAAAAAGGACGCAGCATTGATAGTATTGTCTTTCACATTACTAAAAAACAAGTTGCAGATGATAGTAGTTACAAGCTAGACGATCCCGTTTATATCGAGGGCAAGATCCTTCAAGAAGAAACAGAAGATATGTTGACTGTTAAGGCAATAAAAAGTCCCTATACAAAGTTACTTATGGAGCAGTTTTTATTGTCATATATTGATTTAACGGATACGACTATTTTGTCAGGGTTACAGAAAAATGTTTATCCACTTTATGACGAATTAAAAGAGTTACGTGGTTTAAAGGGCGTGAAAGAACACTTAGCCTATATCAGAGACAAACAAGATGACTATTCGAAAAAGAATATTGCTAAGTATCTTAAAAAATCGATTGAACAGTATCTACCAATCGTTAAAAGGCAGGATATAGATCATGAGTGA
- the mobV gene encoding MobV family relaxase: protein MAHLKKNTRGAVPGLAVHFERKTDHHTNKEIDVSKTYLNQDLMEDGSDMLSRFNERLNDVYCMRRDDVKALATWVVTLPEELAEAPYEQQSAFFEATTNFLNERYGQENAVAAVVHYDETNPHLHYAFVPVVFDDKKARYKVSAKEVLTRHDLQTFHDDLDQHLKKELPFYEHGILNNKTLPFENVAEIKKYNDQFNALKTELADIEDNIRAKQAVLKITDQALTEVDLAEKQIDAFKQDLSKNLFGKTVLKPDDLDRFKSVLATMKKATLQSKHETEELKQTLGQVKAQLADVQADYQNLKETHQALQKRQREQQQLDYAMRDMLKNDYGVDKLSHTDVEARYVLYKLDHEELTQNKKVAQSWLKTLTTARADPDTQIAPTRLDRGIEQVKALINRIIELTRDLFKGPSL, encoded by the coding sequence AAATACGCGTGGCGCAGTCCCTGGTTTAGCGGTCCATTTTGAACGTAAAACCGACCATCACACTAACAAAGAAATTGATGTGTCGAAAACCTATCTGAATCAAGATCTCATGGAAGATGGTTCAGATATGCTTTCACGCTTCAATGAGCGTTTAAATGACGTTTATTGCATGAGAAGAGACGACGTGAAGGCATTGGCGACTTGGGTAGTCACTTTACCTGAAGAACTCGCAGAAGCGCCCTACGAGCAACAGAGCGCTTTTTTTGAAGCAACCACCAATTTTCTTAATGAACGTTATGGTCAAGAAAATGCCGTGGCCGCGGTGGTGCATTATGACGAGACAAACCCTCACTTGCACTATGCCTTTGTACCAGTGGTTTTTGATGATAAAAAAGCGCGTTATAAAGTATCCGCTAAAGAAGTGCTCACGCGACATGATCTGCAAACTTTCCACGATGATTTAGATCAGCATTTAAAAAAGGAGCTGCCCTTTTATGAACACGGGATTTTAAATAACAAAACCTTACCGTTTGAGAATGTCGCTGAAATCAAAAAATACAATGATCAGTTTAATGCCTTAAAAACGGAACTAGCCGATATTGAAGACAACATTCGTGCGAAACAGGCCGTACTTAAAATCACGGATCAAGCCTTAACGGAAGTAGACTTAGCCGAAAAACAAATTGATGCCTTTAAACAAGACTTATCTAAAAACCTCTTTGGTAAGACGGTGCTTAAACCTGATGACTTAGATCGCTTTAAAAGTGTGTTAGCCACGATGAAGAAAGCCACCTTACAAAGCAAGCATGAGACAGAAGAACTCAAGCAAACGTTAGGCCAAGTCAAAGCGCAATTGGCTGACGTTCAAGCAGACTATCAAAACCTGAAAGAAACGCATCAAGCGCTGCAGAAGCGGCAGCGAGAACAGCAACAGCTGGATTATGCCATGCGAGACATGCTTAAAAATGATTATGGTGTCGACAAGTTATCGCATACTGATGTGGAGGCCCGGTATGTTCTTTATAAGCTGGATCATGAAGAACTCACTCAAAATAAAAAAGTAGCCCAGTCCTGGTTAAAAACACTTACGACAGCTAGAGCAGATCCAGATACGCAAATAGCGCCAACTAGATTGGATCGCGGTATCGAACAGGTTAAAGCATTAATTAATCGAATCATTGAATTAACGCGTGATCTGTTTAAAGGACCAAGTCTCTAA